Part of the Mycolicibacterium mengxianglii genome is shown below.
GCGACGCGGCCGTTCATCGAGGCCCACGTGCGCCGACGGGTGAGCGCGTTGAGCACCGTCACGGTTCTCGACGGGCACGATGTCGTCGACCTGGTCGCTGCGGTGGGCCGAATCGCCGGTGTCCGGGTGGCCCCACACGCCGGCGGCCCCGAGCAGCTCCTCGATGCCGACCTCGTCGTCGACGTCATGGGCCGCGGGTCGCGAACCCCCGCATTCCTCGACAAACTGGGGTACGGGCGCCCCGAGGTGCAGGGCACCGAGATTCGCGTGACCTACACGACTCAGCTGGTGCGCGTCCGGCCGCCCGCGCCGCCGGCAAAGCTGTTCCTCATCGGCGCCAAGCCCGAAACATGTTCGGGTGCGGCATTTTTCACCTGCGAGAATGACCGATGGCTGCTGACCACCGTCGGCCTCGGTGGCTGCGAACCGCCCACCGAGTGGGACGCGATGGTCGCGTTCACCGACGGCTGGGCACCAGAACCCCTGGTGTCGGCATTGCGCCGAGCGGAGCCGATCGGCGAACCGACGCGCTACCGCTATCCCGCTAGTCAATGGCGCCGCTATGACCTCATGCGGAGGTTTCCACCGGGCCTGCTGGTCATGGGCGACGCGCTGTGCAGCTTCAACCCGGTGTACGGGCAGGGCATGTCGGTGGCCGCGCTGGAGGCGCTGGCACTGCGGGACTGTTTGCGCAGCGGTGACGCCGCGCTGAGCCGGCGGTTCTTTGCCGCGGCCGCCAAGCCGGTAGGCGTGGCATGGGAGCTGGCCCGCGGTAGCGACCTGACCATTCCCGGCGTGCAGGCGCCGCGGACGCTGGGCACCCGGGTATCCGGGTGGTACACCGATCGGCTGGTGGCCACGTGCGGATCCGATCCGACGGTCCACGAAGCGTTCGCCCGGGTGACGAACCTGCTCGATCCGCCGTCGCGGTTGATGTCACCGTCGATTCTGCTACGGGTGCTGGGCTCGCGACGCAAGGCTGAGCGCGCCGTTCATACCGCCGACACCCGCCGAGCCGCCGTCGGCCAGGAGTAGCCGCCGGCGCGTCATCCCGCGCGGTACTGGCGCGGAGCTTTTCAGTCCGCCAGTGAGGCACCGAGCCGCTCGGCGGCCGCGACGTAATCCTCGATGAACTCCAGCACCACCTCGCGTGCCGGTTTGACCTTGTTCATCAGGCCGACGCCCTGGCCGACGAAGTAGGTGGCCAGCGCCTGCGCACCGGGGTGGCCCTGCGCGGCGAGTTTGTCGATACGGCGCAGCACCGGTTCGACGAGCATGTTCTGCAGGGGCAGCGGCAGCGGTTTCTGGCCGTCGGCAGTGGGCTGCCACGCCTTGGTCCAGTCCGAGACCAGCTGACGCGCCGGCTTTCCCGTGCGGCCCATCGAGCGCACGGTGTCGCGGGAGGTCGCCGCCAGCATCTTCTGCACGGTGTACGGCGCGGTCTCGGCCTCCTCCGTGGTCAGCCACACCGAACCTGTCCATGCACCGGCGGCGCCCATCGCGACGCAGGCGGCCATCTGCCGGCCGGTCACGATGCCGCCGGCAGCCAGCACGGGAACGTCGGGACCGACGGCCTCGATCACCTCGGGGACCAGCACCAGCGTCGACACCTCACCGGTGTGTCCGCCCGCCTCGGTGCCCTGAGCGATGATCACGTCGACCCCGGCCTTGACCTGTTTGACGGCGTGCTCGCGGGCCCCGACCAGCGCGGCCACCGGCACGCCGCTGCTGGCGCCGGCCTCGATCATGTACGGCGGCGGCACCCCCAGCGCGTTGGCCATCAGTTTGATCGGGTGCCGCAGCGCCACCTCGAGCAACTGTTCACCGGTGTCGCCGGACAGATTGGCGTTGCCGACCTTGGGCTTGTCGTCAACCGGAATATCGTGTGCGGCAAGAAGTTCGGTGACGAAGGTGCGGTACTGCTGGGGTATGCGGTCGACCAGCTGCCCGGTGGACAGCGATTCGCCTTTGCCCTCGAATTTGGCGGGCACGATGATGTCGACGCCGTAGGGCTTGCCGCGCACCTCGTCGTCGATCCACGCCAGTTCCTGCTCGAGCTGATCGGGGCGGTAGGCGGTACCGCCCAGCACGCCGAAGCCGCCGGCATTGGTGACCGCAGCCACCACGTCGCGGCAATGACTGAACGCGAACAGTGGGAACTCGATGCCGAAACGGTCGCAGATCGGTGTCTTCACCGGATCAGTATTGCGGCACACACTTGACGCCTGTCAAGTACCTACCCGCCGCGACGTCAGTTGCGCAGCGGTGCGAAGGCGAATTCCGCCAACCCCTGTTCCGGTGAAACCGCCGCCCGGAACCCCAACGTCCGCTCCGCCCCCGCCGGCGAAGCCACGATATGGCGGACATCGCCACTGCGGTACTGCCCGGTGACCTCCGGAGCCGGCCCGCCGCGGGCCCGGCACACCAACTCGGCGACCTGGCGCATCGGAATCGGCCGACCGGAGCAGACATTGGCGGCCAGAAAACCATCACGCTCGGCTTCCACGGCCGCCACATTCGCCGCTGCCACATCGCTGACTTGCACAAAATCACGCATCTGCCCGCCGTCTTCGAAAACCCTTGGCGCCTGGCCATTTTCCAGTGCCGAGCGGAAGATAGCCGCCACCCCCGAGTACGGGGTATCGCGCGGCATGCCCGGGCCGTACACATTGTGATACCGCAGCGCCACAACCGATGCGCCCGTCGCCTCACTCCAGGCCAGCGCGTAATGCTCCTGGGCGGTCTTGCTCGCGGCATAGAGGCTGCGCGGCCGCAACGGTGCATCCTCCCCCACCAGCGTCCAGCCCACCTGCTCGCCGCCGACGGGACAGCGATGCTCGAACATGCCGGCGTCCAGGTCAGCTCGCCGGCGCGGCAGCGGATCGACGGAACCGTGCACGGGGCAGGCGAACCCACCCTGTCCGTACACCACCATCGACGACGCCAGCACCAGGCGACGCACTCCGGCGGCGAACATCTGCGCCAACAACACCGTGGTGGCGTAATCGTTGTGCCTGCCATAGGCCGGGGCATCGGCCGCATCAACCCCCGCGCCGACCATCGCGGCCTGGTGACACACTACGTCGACGCCCGCCAACAGCGGTGCCAGCGTCTGCGCATCACCGACGTCGGCGTGCACCACCCCGCTCGGCAACTCGGCGCCGGCCCCGTGGGCCGCAGGCAGCAACAGGTCGAGGCCGATGACGTCGTGACCGCGTGCGGCCAGCGCGGCGCCGATCTCGCTGCCGATGAACCCCGCCGCGCCGGTCAGCAGCACCCTCACGGCAGGTCGATCGGCAGGTTCACACCCTCGTGCGGCAGACAGTGGGTACAGGTGCGTTCCGCCGGCACCGATTCGAGCGCTTCGCGCACCAGCTTCTTGAACGGGACCAGGCTGTTCTGGAATTCGGCAAAGACGTCGACCGCCTTGACCCCACTGCCGACCTCGACACCGGCATCCAGATCGGTCACCAAAGCAATTGCTGCGTAACACATCTCTAGCTCACGGGCGAGGACAGCCTCCGGATAGCCCGTCATGTTGATCAACGAGAACCCCTGGCGTGCATACCACTGGCTCTCCGCCCGGGTGGAGAAGCGCGGCCCCTCGATCACCACCATCGTGCCGCCGTCCACCACGCCCGGCAGCTCGGCGACCGCGGCCCGCAGCTGCGGGCAGTACGGATCGGCGAAGCCGACGTGGATACCGCCGGAGTCGAAGTAGGTGGCGGGCCTCCCGCTGGTGCGGTCGACGAGCTGATCCGGCACCACCATCGCCCCGGGGCCCAGGTCGGCTGACAGGCTGCCGACCGCACAGGGGCCGAAGATCCGCCGCACCCCGAGCGAGCGCAGCGCCCACATGTTGGCGCGGTACGGGACGGTCTGTGGGGAGAACTCGTGCCGGGCGCCGTGACGCGGCAGGAAAGCGACCTCGTGGTCGCCGACCACACCCACGGTGACGGCCGCGCTCGGCGCGCCGTAGGGGGTGTCGAGGCTGATGGTCCGGGCGTCGGTCCCGAAGAACGAGTAGAAACCGCTGCCGCCGATGACTCCGAGCATCGCTCCATTCTGGTGCATGGGGCCCACCACCCACCCAGGACGCTCAGGTCCGGGGCGCAGAAGCCCGCCGTCAGCCCGCCGGACCAGACCGTGGCACCATCGTCGACATGGCCACCGTCGCGCAATGGATCGAAGGCGCCCGTCCACGCACCCTGCCCAACGCGGTGGCACCTGTCATCGCCGGCACCGGCGCGGCCGCCTGGCTCGACGGTGCGGTGTGGTGGAAAGCGTTGCTGGCGTTGGTGGTGTCACTGGCGCTGATCGTCGGGGTGAATTACGCCAATGACTACTCCGACGGGATCCGCGGCACCGACGACGTGCGGGCCGGACCGCTGCGGCTGGTCGGCTCGAAGGTCGCCTCACCGCGCGCGGTGCTGACCGCCGCAGTGATCAGCCTGACGCTGGCCGCGCTGGCCGGGCTGGCCTTGGCAGTCGTCACCAATCCCTGGTTGATCGCCGTCGGCTTGGTATGCCTGGCCGGCGCCTGGTTCTACACCGGCGGGTCAAAACCCTACGGCTACTTGGGTTTCGGCGAGATCGCGGTCTTCGTGTTCTTCGGCCTGGTGGCCGTGCTGGGCACCCAGTACACCCAGGCGCTGACTGTCGACTGGGTCGGGGCCACGCTGGCGGTGGCAATGGGTTGCCTGTCCTCGGCAGTTCTGGTGGCCAACAACCTGCGTGACATCCCCACCGACACCCAGTCCGGAAAAATCACGCTGGCGGTGCGCCTGGGCGACGGCCGCACCCGAACGCTGTTCGTGGTGCTGCTCGCACTGGCCGGGTTGGCCACGATCGTCCTGGCCGCCGCGACGCCGTTGGCCCTGGTCGGGTTCATCGCCGCGCCGCTGGCCATCCGGGCGGCAGGCCCCGTGACAGGCAAAAAGGGCGGACCCGCCCTGATCCCCGTGCTACGCGACACCGGCCTCACCATGCTGGTGTGGTCGATCGCGGTGGCTGCTGCACTGACGCTGGGCGGCTAAGCCCCCGCCGGCACCGGGTAACGATCGTTGACGTCAGCGTTGCTGTCCTTGCGCGCGCAGTGGGCGCAGCAGAAGATGCCCTCATCGGTCTCGATACCGTGCCCCAGGACCCGGCAGCCGCAGTGCACGCACTGCGGGGCCAGTTGCATCGCAGCGCATTCCACGCTGTCGAACTTGGCCGTCCGCCCGTCGGGCCAGGTCACGGTGAAGGCTTTGTCGTAATCGTTGCCGCAGGTGTCGCAGATTGCCATCGGTGCTCCTCACTTCGGGACTCCGACATGGATAACCACCCGGCAAATTGCCAAACGCTCAGCTCTGCAGCGCCTGCAGCAGGCGGTCCAGGTCGTCGTCGGTGTTGTACAGATGGAACCCCACCCGCACCGCCCCGGCACGCACCGCCGCGCGAATCC
Proteins encoded:
- a CDS encoding FAD-dependent oxidoreductase, coding for MGEHAVVLGASMAGLLAARVLTDFYDRVTLVERDELPGGVEHRRGVPQGRHAHALLASGSSALDELLPGILAELVDDGAVVACTDEPTDFWQELGGHCLRQESVPFKQSLRMYLATRPFIEAHVRRRVSALSTVTVLDGHDVVDLVAAVGRIAGVRVAPHAGGPEQLLDADLVVDVMGRGSRTPAFLDKLGYGRPEVQGTEIRVTYTTQLVRVRPPAPPAKLFLIGAKPETCSGAAFFTCENDRWLLTTVGLGGCEPPTEWDAMVAFTDGWAPEPLVSALRRAEPIGEPTRYRYPASQWRRYDLMRRFPPGLLVMGDALCSFNPVYGQGMSVAALEALALRDCLRSGDAALSRRFFAAAAKPVGVAWELARGSDLTIPGVQAPRTLGTRVSGWYTDRLVATCGSDPTVHEAFARVTNLLDPPSRLMSPSILLRVLGSRRKAERAVHTADTRRAAVGQE
- a CDS encoding NAD(P)H-dependent flavin oxidoreductase, whose translation is MKTPICDRFGIEFPLFAFSHCRDVVAAVTNAGGFGVLGGTAYRPDQLEQELAWIDDEVRGKPYGVDIIVPAKFEGKGESLSTGQLVDRIPQQYRTFVTELLAAHDIPVDDKPKVGNANLSGDTGEQLLEVALRHPIKLMANALGVPPPYMIEAGASSGVPVAALVGAREHAVKQVKAGVDVIIAQGTEAGGHTGEVSTLVLVPEVIEAVGPDVPVLAAGGIVTGRQMAACVAMGAAGAWTGSVWLTTEEAETAPYTVQKMLAATSRDTVRSMGRTGKPARQLVSDWTKAWQPTADGQKPLPLPLQNMLVEPVLRRIDKLAAQGHPGAQALATYFVGQGVGLMNKVKPAREVVLEFIEDYVAAAERLGASLAD
- a CDS encoding NAD-dependent epimerase/dehydratase family protein, which codes for MRVLLTGAAGFIGSEIGAALAARGHDVIGLDLLLPAAHGAGAELPSGVVHADVGDAQTLAPLLAGVDVVCHQAAMVGAGVDAADAPAYGRHNDYATTVLLAQMFAAGVRRLVLASSMVVYGQGGFACPVHGSVDPLPRRRADLDAGMFEHRCPVGGEQVGWTLVGEDAPLRPRSLYAASKTAQEHYALAWSEATGASVVALRYHNVYGPGMPRDTPYSGVAAIFRSALENGQAPRVFEDGGQMRDFVQVSDVAAANVAAVEAERDGFLAANVCSGRPIPMRQVAELVCRARGGPAPEVTGQYRSGDVRHIVASPAGAERTLGFRAAVSPEQGLAEFAFAPLRN
- a CDS encoding S-methyl-5'-thioadenosine phosphorylase produces the protein MLGVIGGSGFYSFFGTDARTISLDTPYGAPSAAVTVGVVGDHEVAFLPRHGARHEFSPQTVPYRANMWALRSLGVRRIFGPCAVGSLSADLGPGAMVVPDQLVDRTSGRPATYFDSGGIHVGFADPYCPQLRAAVAELPGVVDGGTMVVIEGPRFSTRAESQWYARQGFSLINMTGYPEAVLARELEMCYAAIALVTDLDAGVEVGSGVKAVDVFAEFQNSLVPFKKLVREALESVPAERTCTHCLPHEGVNLPIDLP
- a CDS encoding 1,4-dihydroxy-2-naphthoate polyprenyltransferase; translation: MATVAQWIEGARPRTLPNAVAPVIAGTGAAAWLDGAVWWKALLALVVSLALIVGVNYANDYSDGIRGTDDVRAGPLRLVGSKVASPRAVLTAAVISLTLAALAGLALAVVTNPWLIAVGLVCLAGAWFYTGGSKPYGYLGFGEIAVFVFFGLVAVLGTQYTQALTVDWVGATLAVAMGCLSSAVLVANNLRDIPTDTQSGKITLAVRLGDGRTRTLFVVLLALAGLATIVLAAATPLALVGFIAAPLAIRAAGPVTGKKGGPALIPVLRDTGLTMLVWSIAVAAALTLGG